Within Saccharomycodes ludwigii strain NBRC 1722 chromosome IV, whole genome shotgun sequence, the genomic segment AACTTTTGAATATCATAACTGGTACCGAATGGATTAACTGGTGATTCTAAATGAACAATGTCACCTGGCTGAGCAAATTTTTCTATATCAGCAAAGGTGTATTGTTTTAATCCATAGTTTCTTGTAAAGATATTGGCAATTGAATGACACCCATGATAACTTTGTTCgataaataatcttttagGGTTAAAGTAAGTCAAAGCAGCGTAATAGGCAGCCAACCCAGAAGAATAGATTACAGAATTGCCATCTAAAATTTCATTGAAAATAGATTCTAATCTGGTACTATTTGGATGGCCTAGACGAGAATAAATTGGAGTTGTTTCCAAAAACGTGAAATCTTCTCTCTGGTTCCATGGAATTAAGTTTTCATTATCGTATCTGAAAGTAGTAGAAACATTAATTGGTGGAGCAACATCCGTTACTCTATTATCTTTATCATCCGCATGAATTAAAGTGGTAGATAATCTAGTTGTTTTACCTACATGATGCAAAGCAACGGATCTCgtagaaaagttttttattatagatCTCGATATTGATACACGTGAAGGTATCTTCAAAgtattttgaaaagtaGTAAAAGATTTCATTCTTGGAGACGTAGGTTTATCAGAACAAAGCAgtgaaaattatttaagGGAAAGGGGGAAAgagggaaaagaaaaaaaaaaaaaagaaggaaataaataagaaaatgaataactaaacaaaaataatttgatcAAATTTCAAAGTAATTTAtatgaaataaatttacTAGGCTAGTTTGATTGTATATTATACAATTTTACTGATTTGAAAACATAATAGACGGAAAACTTAcacagtttttttttttttttttttttttttttaatttttctcgtaattttttaattaaagtaTACGaatgataattttataaacgaaaaaaaaaaaaaaaaacgtaaTTAATCCGAAACAATGTGTCCGAAATAGCTCTGGACTTTGTACTATTTCGGAGGATGATTAAAAGTGAAGTTATCCGGACGAAATCCGAGCCATACGATTTTCTCCGCTAGcagaaagaaaacaaaaaaaaagagccattttgtattttgtatgttgtataaaaatatcgatttagataaaaatactgctttcatttcctttttttttttcctttgtaGAATTCAATATGCGAAATCTTTCCTAAATCCTTTTACTGTCTTCCTTAAAAAacacatatatacataataaaattgcaTATTAAGTAAACAAgtgaaagaaaataatactacaCTTCCAATCATTAAACTGACCTAACTATTTTTCAACCTCTAACATAAACATCCTCTATATGCTTAGACTGCACGTAAGAAAAATGAGTAGTACAGtaacagcaacaaaaagaaattatcctgaagaatttattaaattccTAAATTCCTCTCCAACTCCATTCCATGCTGTTTacaacattaaaaaaaaattagaagcCAAAGGCTATAAAGAATTAAGTGAACGTGAAACTTGGAATGGCTCTGTTAAAAAATCAGGGAAATATTATGTCACTAGAAACAATTCCTCTATTATTGCATTTCAAATAGGTGAAAATTGGATCCCAGGTAATCCTATTGCTATAACTGGTGCTCACACAGATTCGCCCGTTTTGAAAATCAAACCCATCAGTAAACGTAAAAGTGAAGGTTATTTACAAGTTGGTGTAGAGTGCTACGGTGGCGGAATATGGCACTCTTGGTTTGATTCAGATTTATCGATTGCTGGTAGAGTTATGTGCAAAGAACAAGATGGGGTAACGGTTTCtaaattaattgatttgAAAAGACCCCTCTTAAAGATTCCTACTTTAGCAATCCATTTGGATAGAACCGTTAACACTAAATTCGAGTTTAACAAAGAAACTAAGCTATTGCCTATTATAGGCttagaaaatgaagaagagAAGTCTAGCGCCGATAgttccaataataatggttgTTGTAACAGTGATACAAAATTAGAATCCTCCCAATTTAGCTCATTACAAAACATTATTGAAAGACACCATAAGGGTTTATTAGATTTACTGGTACAAGAACTGCAATTGCCAAATGTTGATTCGATTGAAGATTTTGAATTGATTTTGTATGATCACAAACCATCTTGTTTAGGTGGTATCAATAAtgaatttgttttttccgCTCGATTAGATAACCTTACTTCTTGTTTCACCTCCTTGTGCGCATTGCTAGAGGCTTCGGATGTTGATATTGAGAATGAATCTGGAATCAGACTTATGGCTTGTTTTGATCACGAAGAAATTGGTTCTTCTTCAGCGCAAGGTGCCGACTCCAACTTTttaccaaatattttagaaaGATTAACTTTGTTAAAATGTGATGACACTGATGTAACTTGTCCATTGAATAGATCGTTGATATTAGAATCTTCTgctaaatctttttttctgtcATCTGATGTATCTCACGGTGTACATCCAAATTATTCAAGTAATTACGAATCTAAACATAAACCGGCATTAGGTGGTGGTCCAGTTATAAAGATAAATGCTAATCAGCGTTATATGACTAATTCTCCGGGATTAGCACTAGTTAAGAAATTAGCTGATGATGTTGAAGTTCCTTTACAATTATTTGTTGTAGCCAATGATTCTCCGTGCGGTTCGACTATTGGACCTATTTTAGCTTCCAAAACTGGTATTAGAACGTTGGATTTGGGTAATCCCATTTTAAGTATGCACAGTATTAGAGAAACTGGTTGTGCTTATGATTTAGAATATCAAgttaaattattcaaatcaTTTTTCGAAAAATATTCTactttagaaaataaaattattgtttaaatatttttttttttttctagtGTATTTATCGGTATCATTGCtacttttaaattgtttatttatttattttatttttctttctgcAAAAATTGTTTCGAGTATAAGATATAATTGATTTGAATG encodes:
- the APE4 gene encoding aspartyl aminopeptidase (similar to Saccharomyces cerevisiae YHR113W | APE4 | cytoplasmic aspartyl aminopeptidase with possible vacuole function), which encodes MSSTVTATKRNYPEEFIKFLNSSPTPFHAVYNIKKKLEAKGYKELSERETWNGSVKKSGKYYVTRNNSSIIAFQIGENWIPGNPIAITGAHTDSPVLKIKPISKRKSEGYLQVGVECYGGGIWHSWFDSDLSIAGRVMCKEQDGVTVSKLIDLKRPLLKIPTLAIHLDRTVNTKFEFNKETKLLPIIGLENEEEKSSADSSNNNGCCNSDTKLESSQFSSLQNIIERHHKGLLDLLVQELQLPNVDSIEDFELILYDHKPSCLGGINNEFVFSARLDNLTSCFTSLCALLEASDVDIENESGIRLMACFDHEEIGSSSAQGADSNFLPNILERLTLLKCDDTDVTCPLNRSLILESSAKSFFLSSDVSHGVHPNYSSNYESKHKPALGGGPVIKINANQRYMTNSPGLALVKKLADDVEVPLQLFVVANDSPCGSTIGPILASKTGIRTLDLGNPILSMHSIRETGCAYDLEYQVKLFKSFFEKYSTLENKIIV